The Agromyces marinus genome window below encodes:
- a CDS encoding transglutaminase-like domain-containing protein — protein MTRIPNASLVDLGVLCVLSLLAIAGFETSFGGLDFLTAALAGLVVGTLAAVLGTLLKLDVLVTVLLGIVLYYLAGTPFAMPGEAFAVVLPTLPSLAGLAVGAVHGWADILTIAAPVEAPDHVAAVPYVAAWLVSLVGGMLVLRWLPRRRTPLRAAVVVVGPVLLLLAGILLGTDQAYLAAVRGVAFAAIALVWIAWRRGAGVESRGDGAARLRRRKLAGSTLVIAGAVTVGAVAGLALAPVAPDRFVLREEVVPPFDPLEFPSPLGGYREYTKDLAETPLFAVTGLEPGDTLRLASMDSYTGRLWNVAGPEEAAADGGYSIVGETLPAPDLADLGSRRTIEVDISGYSDVWLPTVGYGSQLVLLDRGSVARAGDVRYNPAAGTAVLTSGAGDGTRYRLEARVQRQPDDTDLANTPVARLEMPIVENLPDVVAAKAEEFAGDATSPVEQLRGIERAMKTQGFLSHGLASDAASSRAGHGADRLIEMFTRSEMVGDEEQYAAAMALMARHLGYPSRVVMGYAPEIAEDADSVEVVGADVTAWVEVPFEGVGWIAFRPTPENVDVPQEQTPKPKSEPQPQVRQPPRAEQVEDELLTTTEVDDTDDEDRERPFKLPMWAWVAMGSVAVPALVAFVPLLVVALAKRRRRSRRRRGARDRQVAGAWDELVDRYAELGFEPPDRASRLQTARALERQLDEQGLGALRAEGGASLSVLAATVDRDVFGGGEVAERAVERRWTEADAAAAAVAGAAGRLRRILARYRLRRRG, from the coding sequence GTGACGCGCATCCCCAACGCATCGCTCGTCGACCTCGGCGTGCTCTGCGTGCTCTCCCTGCTCGCGATCGCCGGCTTCGAGACGAGCTTCGGCGGCCTCGACTTCCTCACGGCCGCGCTCGCGGGCCTCGTGGTCGGAACGCTCGCCGCCGTGCTCGGCACCCTGTTGAAGCTCGACGTGCTCGTCACGGTGCTCCTCGGCATCGTGCTGTACTACCTGGCCGGCACCCCGTTCGCGATGCCGGGCGAGGCGTTCGCCGTCGTGCTCCCGACGCTCCCGTCGCTCGCGGGCCTCGCCGTCGGGGCGGTGCACGGCTGGGCCGACATCCTCACGATCGCGGCACCCGTCGAGGCGCCGGACCATGTCGCGGCCGTGCCGTACGTGGCCGCGTGGCTCGTCTCGCTCGTCGGCGGGATGCTCGTGCTGCGCTGGCTGCCGCGGCGTCGCACGCCGCTGCGGGCCGCGGTCGTCGTCGTCGGGCCGGTGCTGCTGCTGCTGGCCGGCATCCTGCTCGGCACCGACCAGGCCTACCTCGCCGCGGTGCGCGGCGTCGCGTTCGCGGCGATCGCCCTGGTGTGGATCGCGTGGCGGCGCGGCGCCGGCGTCGAGTCCCGCGGCGACGGCGCGGCGCGCCTGCGCCGCCGCAAGCTCGCCGGGTCGACGCTCGTCATCGCGGGTGCGGTGACGGTCGGCGCCGTCGCGGGTCTCGCGCTCGCACCGGTCGCGCCCGACCGGTTCGTGCTGCGGGAGGAGGTCGTGCCGCCGTTCGACCCGCTCGAGTTCCCGAGCCCGCTCGGCGGGTACCGCGAGTACACCAAGGACCTCGCGGAGACGCCGCTGTTCGCCGTGACCGGACTCGAGCCCGGTGACACGCTGCGCCTGGCCTCGATGGATTCCTACACGGGCCGGCTCTGGAACGTCGCCGGGCCCGAGGAGGCCGCGGCCGACGGCGGGTACTCGATCGTGGGCGAGACGCTCCCGGCGCCCGACCTCGCGGACCTCGGCAGCCGGCGGACGATCGAGGTCGACATCTCCGGCTACTCGGACGTCTGGCTCCCCACCGTCGGCTACGGGTCCCAGCTCGTGCTGCTCGACCGAGGCTCGGTCGCGCGTGCGGGCGACGTCCGGTACAACCCGGCGGCGGGCACCGCGGTGCTCACGAGCGGCGCGGGGGATGGGACCCGGTACCGCCTCGAGGCCCGCGTGCAGCGCCAGCCCGACGACACCGACCTCGCGAACACGCCCGTCGCACGACTCGAGATGCCGATCGTCGAGAACCTGCCCGACGTCGTCGCGGCGAAGGCCGAGGAGTTCGCCGGAGACGCGACCAGCCCGGTCGAGCAGCTCCGGGGCATCGAGCGCGCGATGAAGACCCAGGGCTTCCTCAGCCACGGACTGGCCAGCGACGCCGCGTCGTCGCGAGCCGGGCACGGCGCGGACCGCCTCATCGAGATGTTCACGCGGTCGGAGATGGTCGGCGACGAGGAGCAGTACGCGGCGGCGATGGCGCTCATGGCCAGGCACCTCGGATACCCGTCGCGCGTCGTGATGGGCTACGCGCCCGAGATCGCGGAGGATGCCGACTCGGTCGAGGTCGTCGGTGCCGATGTGACCGCATGGGTCGAGGTGCCCTTCGAGGGCGTCGGATGGATCGCCTTCCGGCCGACGCCCGAGAACGTCGACGTGCCCCAGGAGCAGACCCCGAAGCCGAAGTCCGAGCCGCAGCCGCAGGTGCGCCAGCCCCCGCGGGCGGAACAGGTCGAGGACGAACTGCTCACGACGACCGAGGTCGACGACACCGACGACGAGGACCGCGAGCGGCCGTTCAAGCTGCCCATGTGGGCGTGGGTGGCCATGGGGTCGGTCGCGGTTCCTGCGCTGGTCGCGTTCGTGCCGTTGCTGGTCGTCGCGCTCGCCAAGCGCCGCCGTCGCAGCCGTCGCCGTCGGGGCGCGCGCGACCGGCAGGTCGCCGGCGCGTGGGACGAGCTCGTCGACCGGTACGCCGAGCTCGGGTTCGAGCCGCCGGACCGCGCGTCGCGCCTGCAGACGGCCCGCGCCCTCGAACGCCAGCTCGACGAGCAGGGGCTCGGTGCGCTTCGCGCCGAGGGCGGGGCATCGCTCTCCGTGCTCGCGGCCACGGTCGATCGCGACGTGTTCGGCGGCGGCGAGGTCGCCGAGCGGGCGGTCGAGCGCAGGTGGACCGAAGCGGATGCCGCGGCCGCGGCGGTCGCGGGTGCCGCCGGGCGCCTGCGGCGGATCCTCGCCCGGTACCGGTTGCGCCGCCGGGGTTAG
- a CDS encoding DUF58 domain-containing protein — MTSLISPVGWLVLAASGVSFALAWALGWIELAFVGATLAAAMLIAIPFVFGPLRYRVGIELQPRRVIAGERALGRLVVHNAGDAASVPSQLELPVGQGLAEFVIPTIAAGAEHEELFAVPTQRRAVIVAGPATSVRGDQLGLLRREVRWTEPVDLFVHPVTARLKPSAAGLVRDLEGEVTKTITDNDISFHALRAYEPGDALRNVHWRTSARTGQLMVRQYEETRRSQLLLVQATTAEHYASDDEFELAVSMLASLGVQVIRDATQLEAATDRLRLGTATPTALLDDTCRIAPREQGPGRIRDVVREAARRAAAPSVVIVIGGSLAPLAEFRAVETVFGSDTQILAFRAELGAPSRITRVGESTVVTVGALDELSRLVRRVRP; from the coding sequence GTGACCTCACTGATCTCACCGGTCGGATGGCTCGTGCTCGCCGCGAGCGGCGTCTCGTTCGCGCTGGCCTGGGCGCTCGGATGGATCGAGCTCGCGTTCGTCGGAGCGACGCTCGCGGCGGCCATGCTCATCGCGATCCCGTTCGTGTTCGGCCCACTGCGCTACCGGGTCGGCATCGAGCTCCAGCCGCGGCGCGTCATCGCGGGCGAGCGCGCGCTCGGCCGGCTCGTCGTGCACAACGCCGGCGACGCGGCATCCGTGCCCTCGCAGCTCGAACTGCCGGTGGGTCAGGGCCTCGCGGAGTTCGTCATCCCGACGATCGCGGCCGGCGCAGAGCACGAGGAGCTGTTCGCGGTCCCGACGCAGCGCCGCGCCGTGATCGTCGCCGGACCGGCGACGTCGGTGCGCGGCGACCAGCTCGGACTGCTGCGCCGCGAGGTGCGCTGGACCGAGCCCGTCGACCTGTTCGTGCACCCCGTCACCGCTCGCCTGAAGCCCTCGGCGGCGGGGCTGGTCCGCGACCTCGAGGGCGAGGTCACCAAGACCATCACCGACAACGACATCTCGTTCCACGCGCTCCGCGCGTACGAGCCCGGCGACGCGCTCCGCAACGTCCACTGGCGCACCTCGGCGCGAACCGGGCAGCTCATGGTCCGCCAGTACGAGGAGACCCGTCGATCGCAGCTGCTGCTCGTCCAGGCGACCACGGCCGAGCACTACGCCTCGGACGACGAGTTCGAGCTCGCCGTGTCGATGCTCGCATCCCTCGGCGTTCAGGTGATCCGCGACGCCACGCAGCTCGAGGCTGCGACGGACCGCCTGCGGCTGGGAACGGCCACGCCGACGGCCCTGCTCGACGACACCTGCCGGATCGCACCGCGCGAACAGGGACCGGGGCGGATCCGCGACGTCGTCCGCGAGGCCGCACGACGGGCCGCGGCGCCGAGCGTCGTGATCGTCATCGGCGGTTCACTCGCGCCGCTCGCGGAGTTCCGGGCGGTCGAGACCGTCTTCGGCTCGGACACGCAGATCCTGGCGTTCCGCGCCGAGCTCGGCGCGCCGTCGCGCATCACGCGCGTCGGCGAGTCGACCGTCGTCACGGTCGGTGCGCTCGACGAGCTCTCCCGTCTCGTGAGGAGGGTCCGCCCGTGA
- a CDS encoding AAA family ATPase: MTVTQDQALWFQDAFSKLVDNVDRAILGKREIIELVVTAMLSEGHVLLEDFPGTGKTVLAKALANTLDGTHSRIQFTPDLLPSDVTGVTIYDQAKGQFEFHRGPIFASVVLADEINRASPKTQSALLEVMEEGRVTVDGVGYEVGSPFMVIATQNPVEQAGTYSLPEAQLDRFLIKTSLGYPDHDTAVTLLLDSANRARASKVSPIIAASSVTTMAQLAAQVHVDAAVLGYLNQIVSATRDHRDSALGVSMRGALALARATKTRAISRGRTYVTPDDIRELAVPVLAHRIIVDPESEFAGVRAEEIVGKVLSEIAPPAYRAA; encoded by the coding sequence ATGACCGTGACCCAAGACCAGGCCCTCTGGTTCCAGGACGCCTTCTCCAAGCTCGTCGACAACGTCGACCGGGCCATCCTCGGCAAGCGCGAGATCATCGAGCTCGTCGTGACGGCGATGCTCTCCGAGGGTCACGTGCTGCTCGAGGACTTCCCGGGCACGGGCAAGACGGTGCTCGCGAAGGCGCTCGCGAACACGCTCGACGGCACGCACTCGCGCATCCAGTTCACGCCCGACCTGCTGCCCTCCGACGTCACGGGCGTCACGATCTACGACCAGGCGAAGGGGCAGTTCGAGTTCCACCGCGGCCCGATCTTCGCCTCCGTGGTCCTGGCAGACGAGATCAACCGCGCGAGCCCGAAGACCCAGTCGGCGCTGCTCGAGGTCATGGAGGAGGGGCGGGTCACGGTCGACGGCGTCGGCTACGAGGTCGGCAGTCCGTTCATGGTCATCGCGACCCAGAACCCCGTCGAGCAGGCGGGCACCTACTCGCTGCCCGAGGCGCAGCTCGACCGCTTCCTCATCAAGACCTCGCTCGGCTACCCCGACCACGACACGGCGGTCACCCTCCTGCTCGACTCGGCCAACCGCGCTCGCGCATCGAAGGTCTCGCCGATCATCGCCGCCAGCTCGGTCACGACCATGGCGCAGCTCGCGGCCCAGGTGCACGTGGATGCCGCGGTGCTCGGCTACCTGAACCAGATCGTCTCCGCGACCCGCGACCACCGCGACTCCGCGCTCGGCGTCAGCATGCGCGGGGCGCTCGCACTCGCGCGTGCCACCAAGACCCGGGCGATCTCGCGCGGACGAACCTACGTCACGCCGGACGACATCCGGGAACTCGCGGTTCCGGTGCTCGCACACCGCATCATCGTCGACCCCGAGTCGGAGTTCGCCGGCGTGAGGGCCGAGGAGATCGTCGGCAAGGTCCTCTCCGAGATCGCGCCCCCGGCGTACCGCGCGGCATGA
- a CDS encoding Ig-like domain-containing protein: MVSLRSWASSRRNVVTAATLAVLVAVPVGFAAAYEGFPVTDPDLRVREVWVTNGEELLAGRLNRQIEELDAAVAAASNEVDVFQHGEDAFLFDPAVGTIERIDPSFTTLVQRIDVPPSSTVAYGGDVFAVLSPDGELWRVPADGDLAFDFRGTDPIAELGADARVAVSEAGTIIATSPSDDELVTLEVSQAEPTTSKLAAFGEHQLAAVGERAVVLDTERGAVVVGDREIDLPEAALRIQQSGPEHDSVLLATATGLLEVPLGGGAVLSIPNGGEVAAAGADEVAAPVRLGECAHGAWAGGSGRYLLACDGEEPAPVVIDQPTAGARLEFRVNRDVIVLNDLANGNAWLVDSDLRLVDNWEEVTPPEESDELEGDEKSAQQTFEDTLAERTDVNRPPVARPDEYGVRPARTTILEVLENDTDPDGDVLTISSTSEVTEAAGRLELIDGGRALQFTPAEGAAGSVSFRYGVDDGRGGVAEASVDVRIVPDSENAAPVALRQGAISVEQGRQIGYNLLADWNDPDGDDLYLVNASPTGGDQVRFSPDGTITFEHKSSELGTKEVQYAVSDGQTTAAGTLTVEVKPTGTLNPVGTPDFARVFVGETELIEPLVNDLSPSGAGLELLGVEDPPDGASVVPNPERGTIAFSSSEPGEYVFLYTLGAGAATSNGLIRVQVVDEPAEAQPPIAVKDTAYLRAGEPLSIPVLANDVSPSGRVLAIQSIDDSEADGLASVEILTNTVLRITASQALDQQLQVAYTISDGVESSTASVTIVPVPPLVKHQPPVAVDDGAIVRAGDIVTVDVLENDTHPDAEAMHVLPELVEVEAPDGLAFVDGDTVRFQAPEEPGVYSAVYTVGDDFDQSARATVRFTVVPRDAGENRAPLPTPLTSRTFAGSGVKVDVPLDQLDPDGDSVTLTGIASTPSLGRIVERTSTSFTYEALPGSAGTDTFTYEVRDTLGASAEGTIRIGVIPRPVVQLPPKAVDDAIEMKPGRTASIEVLLNDSDPSGYELHIADLPEIDEDLEAEIRDRRRIVVTAPEQEAAYTVRYEISNGRGGADSAFLQIAVTEDAVIEPPTAEDQVIEPEEVVDDTPITVDPLADATNPGGLVEDLAVAVEGPNADRADVAGDGTITVEPGNERFAVAYRLTNELDDLSAMAFVIVPPVPDPEQEDERALEEQKPEETERPKTPEELIAEEKAKFPAPYLKELGEVIVPMNGRISWNVDDLVEVPSGEPALILSASGTNVAEESFIDGTSLQYVPERDYRGQASVTFEVTDGESASDPVGRTAILTIPITVGDPNFNDTPPTFTPRSETVQAGEQPLEVDLRSSTYQPNPENIERVEYRNLTGASAQIVAEVVEGSILRLSAPLGVQPGTQARIGFDVVFNEFTVPGYVDVKVVSSTRALPDAKDDGPIDMKVSESRAIDVLANDFNPFAPDAPLRIVSAAIDQSSVGTAASVSHTASGITVRTGASFTGTLSVIYRIQDGTRDPAREVQGRVNVVVRDVPDRPAAPSIQNSGNQSVTIRWAAPANNNSPITGYQVDYNGTIRDFGAGAAGVNQAFAGLTNGTAYTFRVRAKNTIGWGQWSPLSASRTPYGTPGAPGGLTTQVNGYATTSVDVSWNAPSNTGGGAVRYEVRIDGGGWQNSGQDRSHRFTGVGAGSHTVAVRAVNLGSGNAGTATSRTFSVSNPPPPSPSATVSKGGAAPYCNGCRYVVANYQDFTPGSYSLTVQYKRWSTSNPWENLSTSTHSLSRNGSVQTSSGLGTVNPNEFVAVRVRFVRGGETIYSQTSHWGQL; the protein is encoded by the coding sequence CGATCGAGCGCATCGATCCCTCGTTCACCACGCTGGTCCAGCGCATCGACGTGCCGCCGTCGTCGACGGTGGCCTACGGCGGCGACGTCTTCGCCGTCCTCTCACCGGACGGCGAGCTGTGGCGGGTGCCCGCCGACGGCGACCTCGCGTTCGACTTCCGGGGCACCGACCCGATCGCCGAGCTCGGAGCCGATGCCCGAGTCGCGGTGTCGGAGGCGGGCACGATCATCGCGACCTCGCCCTCCGACGACGAGCTCGTGACCCTCGAGGTCTCGCAGGCCGAACCGACCACCTCGAAGCTGGCGGCGTTCGGCGAGCACCAGCTCGCCGCGGTCGGCGAACGTGCCGTCGTGCTCGACACCGAGCGCGGCGCCGTCGTCGTGGGCGATCGAGAGATCGACCTGCCCGAGGCCGCGCTGCGGATCCAGCAGTCCGGGCCCGAGCACGACTCGGTGCTCCTGGCGACCGCGACCGGCCTGCTCGAGGTCCCGCTCGGCGGAGGCGCCGTCCTGTCGATCCCGAACGGCGGCGAGGTCGCCGCGGCCGGGGCCGACGAGGTCGCGGCCCCCGTGCGGCTGGGCGAGTGCGCCCACGGCGCCTGGGCGGGCGGTTCGGGCCGCTACCTGCTCGCGTGCGACGGCGAGGAGCCGGCACCGGTCGTCATCGACCAGCCGACCGCGGGTGCGCGCCTGGAGTTCCGCGTCAACCGCGACGTGATCGTCCTGAACGACCTCGCGAACGGCAACGCCTGGCTCGTCGACTCCGACCTGCGCCTCGTCGACAACTGGGAAGAGGTCACGCCTCCGGAAGAGAGCGACGAACTCGAGGGCGACGAGAAGTCGGCCCAGCAGACCTTCGAGGACACGCTCGCCGAACGCACCGACGTGAACCGACCCCCGGTCGCCCGCCCGGACGAGTACGGGGTGCGCCCCGCACGCACGACCATCCTCGAGGTCCTCGAGAACGACACCGACCCCGACGGCGACGTGCTGACCATCTCGTCGACCTCGGAGGTCACCGAGGCCGCGGGCCGCCTCGAACTCATCGACGGCGGCCGCGCGCTGCAGTTCACTCCCGCGGAGGGCGCCGCAGGCAGCGTGTCGTTCCGCTACGGCGTCGACGACGGTCGCGGCGGCGTCGCCGAGGCATCCGTCGACGTTCGCATCGTTCCCGATTCCGAGAACGCCGCACCCGTCGCCCTGCGCCAGGGGGCGATCAGCGTCGAGCAGGGCAGGCAGATCGGCTACAACCTGCTCGCGGACTGGAACGACCCCGACGGGGACGACCTCTACCTCGTGAACGCGTCGCCGACCGGCGGCGACCAGGTGCGCTTCAGCCCCGACGGCACGATCACTTTCGAGCACAAGTCCTCCGAGCTCGGCACGAAGGAGGTGCAGTACGCGGTCTCCGACGGGCAGACCACGGCCGCCGGAACGCTCACGGTCGAGGTCAAGCCGACCGGCACCCTGAACCCGGTCGGCACGCCCGACTTCGCGCGCGTGTTCGTCGGCGAGACCGAGCTCATCGAGCCCCTCGTGAACGACCTGTCGCCGTCGGGCGCCGGGCTCGAACTGCTCGGCGTCGAGGACCCGCCCGATGGCGCCTCGGTGGTTCCGAACCCCGAGCGGGGGACGATCGCCTTCTCGAGCTCCGAGCCGGGGGAGTACGTCTTCCTCTACACGCTCGGCGCGGGCGCGGCCACGAGCAACGGGCTCATCCGCGTGCAGGTCGTCGACGAGCCCGCTGAGGCGCAGCCGCCCATCGCGGTGAAGGACACCGCGTACCTCCGGGCGGGGGAGCCGCTCAGCATCCCGGTGCTCGCCAACGACGTTTCGCCCTCGGGCCGGGTGCTCGCGATCCAGTCGATCGACGACTCCGAGGCCGACGGCCTCGCCTCGGTCGAGATCCTGACCAACACCGTGCTCCGGATCACGGCGTCGCAGGCCCTCGACCAGCAGCTCCAGGTCGCCTACACGATCTCCGACGGCGTGGAGTCCTCGACCGCGAGCGTCACGATCGTTCCCGTCCCGCCGCTCGTCAAGCACCAGCCCCCGGTCGCGGTCGACGACGGGGCGATCGTGCGCGCCGGCGACATCGTCACGGTCGACGTGCTCGAGAACGACACCCACCCGGACGCCGAGGCGATGCACGTGCTGCCCGAACTCGTCGAGGTCGAGGCACCGGACGGGCTCGCCTTCGTCGACGGCGACACCGTGCGGTTCCAGGCTCCCGAGGAGCCCGGCGTGTACAGCGCGGTCTACACGGTCGGCGACGACTTCGACCAGTCGGCGCGCGCGACCGTGCGCTTCACGGTGGTCCCGCGCGATGCCGGTGAGAACCGCGCCCCGCTGCCCACGCCGCTGACCTCGCGCACGTTCGCGGGTTCGGGTGTCAAGGTCGACGTGCCGCTCGACCAGCTCGACCCCGACGGCGACTCGGTCACCCTGACCGGCATCGCCTCGACCCCGAGCCTGGGCCGCATCGTCGAGCGCACGAGCACGTCGTTCACCTACGAGGCGCTCCCGGGCTCGGCGGGCACCGACACGTTCACCTACGAGGTGCGCGACACGCTCGGCGCATCGGCGGAGGGCACGATCCGGATCGGCGTCATCCCGCGGCCGGTGGTCCAACTGCCGCCGAAGGCCGTCGATGACGCGATCGAGATGAAGCCCGGCCGCACGGCGTCGATCGAGGTGCTCCTGAACGACTCGGATCCGAGCGGCTACGAGCTGCACATCGCCGACCTGCCCGAGATCGACGAGGACCTCGAGGCCGAGATCCGCGACCGCCGGCGCATCGTCGTGACCGCCCCCGAGCAGGAGGCCGCGTACACGGTCCGGTACGAGATCTCCAACGGCCGCGGCGGGGCCGACAGCGCCTTCCTGCAGATCGCGGTCACCGAGGATGCGGTCATCGAGCCGCCGACCGCCGAGGACCAGGTCATCGAGCCCGAGGAGGTCGTCGACGACACCCCGATCACGGTCGACCCGTTGGCGGACGCCACGAACCCGGGCGGCCTCGTCGAGGACCTCGCGGTCGCGGTCGAGGGGCCGAACGCCGATCGAGCGGATGTCGCCGGCGACGGGACGATCACGGTCGAGCCGGGGAACGAACGCTTCGCGGTCGCGTACCGGCTCACGAACGAGCTCGACGACCTCTCCGCGATGGCCTTCGTGATCGTCCCGCCCGTGCCCGACCCCGAGCAGGAGGACGAGCGGGCCCTGGAGGAGCAGAAGCCCGAGGAGACCGAGCGGCCGAAGACCCCGGAGGAGCTCATCGCCGAGGAGAAGGCGAAGTTCCCGGCCCCCTACCTGAAGGAACTCGGCGAGGTCATCGTGCCGATGAACGGCCGGATCAGCTGGAACGTCGACGACCTCGTCGAGGTGCCGTCCGGGGAACCCGCACTGATCCTGTCGGCTTCGGGGACGAACGTGGCCGAGGAGTCCTTCATCGACGGAACCTCGCTGCAGTACGTTCCCGAACGCGACTACCGCGGCCAGGCCTCGGTGACGTTCGAGGTGACCGACGGCGAGAGCGCGTCCGACCCGGTCGGGCGCACCGCCATCCTGACGATCCCGATCACGGTCGGCGACCCGAACTTCAACGACACGCCGCCGACGTTCACGCCGCGCAGCGAGACCGTCCAGGCCGGCGAGCAGCCGCTCGAGGTCGACCTGCGCTCGTCCACGTACCAGCCCAACCCCGAGAACATCGAGCGCGTCGAGTACCGCAACCTGACCGGCGCGAGCGCCCAGATCGTGGCCGAGGTCGTCGAGGGCTCGATCCTCAGGCTGTCGGCCCCGCTCGGCGTGCAGCCGGGCACGCAGGCGCGCATCGGGTTCGACGTCGTGTTCAACGAGTTCACGGTGCCCGGGTACGTCGACGTGAAGGTCGTCTCCTCGACACGCGCGCTGCCCGATGCGAAGGACGACGGGCCGATCGACATGAAGGTCAGCGAGTCGAGGGCGATCGACGTGCTCGCGAACGACTTCAACCCGTTCGCCCCCGACGCGCCCCTGCGCATCGTGTCGGCCGCGATCGACCAGTCGAGCGTCGGCACGGCGGCCTCGGTGTCGCACACGGCGAGCGGGATCACCGTCCGCACCGGCGCGAGCTTCACGGGAACGCTCAGCGTGATCTACCGGATCCAGGACGGCACCCGCGACCCCGCGCGCGAGGTGCAGGGGCGCGTGAACGTCGTCGTCCGCGACGTGCCGGACCGCCCGGCCGCACCGTCGATCCAGAACTCCGGGAACCAGTCCGTGACGATCCGGTGGGCCGCGCCGGCGAACAACAACTCGCCGATCACGGGGTACCAGGTCGACTACAACGGCACGATCAGGGACTTCGGCGCGGGCGCTGCCGGCGTCAACCAGGCGTTCGCCGGCCTGACCAACGGCACCGCCTACACGTTCCGGGTGCGCGCGAAGAACACGATCGGATGGGGCCAGTGGTCGCCGCTGTCCGCGTCGCGGACACCCTACGGCACGCCCGGCGCGCCCGGCGGACTGACGACGCAGGTCAACGGGTACGCGACCACGAGCGTCGACGTGTCGTGGAACGCGCCCTCGAACACCGGCGGCGGAGCCGTCAGGTACGAGGTGCGGATCGACGGCGGCGGATGGCAGAACTCCGGGCAGGACCGCAGCCACCGGTTCACGGGAGTCGGTGCCGGCTCGCACACCGTCGCGGTGCGCGCGGTGAACCTGGGCAGCGGGAACGCCGGCACCGCCACGTCGAGGACCTTCAGCGTGTCGAACCCGCCCCCGCCGAGCCCGAGCGCCACGGTGAGCAAGGGGGGCGCTGCGCCCTACTGCAACGGATGCCGGTATGTCGTCGCCAACTACCAGGACTTCACTCCCGGCAGCTACTCGCTCACCGTCCAGTACAAGCGGTGGAGCACGAGCAACCCGTGGGAGAACCTGTCGACGTCGACGCACAGCCTGTCGAGGAACGGCAGCGTGCAGACCTCGAGCGGTCTCGGCACCGTGAATCCGAACGAGTTCGTCGCCGTCCGCGTCCGCTTCGTGCGAGGCGGCGAGACCATCTACAGCCAGACGTCCCACTGGGGCCAACTCTGA